The genomic window GATGCAGCGTCTGCAAAGTTTCCATGCATGTTAACAACACGGATTTGCGGCACACCACAGCTGGATGGGAATATCCTGATTTTCGGCACGGAAAAAATGAAGCGCTGGAACACGTAGCCTCAGAAAGATGCTACCACAGCAAGATGTTGGATGAGGTCCGAGACGTTCCTGGGACTGTTGATGGTGGCAGTTTCCAATTCTATCTCACTGCGCAGATGCCCATAGTTCACTGGTCCTTGGCTTGGGGTAATCGCCCCCTTGGCCTGGTTCAGAGCTTCCAGCTCGTGTAGAGTTAACAGCACTGCCGTAAAACAGAGATCCCAAGTTTCCTGATAGGCCGGCGTGACCAGGATAAGCCTCGGGGTCCGGATAGACAAAGCCACTTGCACTGTGTGAGGGAGAGCCCGCATGGGACGGAGACTGCCAGCCTACACTGCCCATATGAGGGCTGCCACTCGCACTGCCAGGACCTGGACGGGTCTCGATACTGGGCTCCAGGACCGAGGGCGGCCCATAGCCGCTCGGGTGTGACGTGGGGCGATTGCCGTTGTATCCAGAGGAGGTAGTCGATGTAGGGCTAGCAATGTGGACGTCGCTTCGGAGATGGCTCGGGAGAGAGCTGTTCGGATATTGGGTTTGCAGGGTGTGGATTCCGGCCAACTCGTTGGATGGGGACATCGAGTGAGTGCGGTGTGCAGGAGACGGCGTCGTAAGAGGCGATGCGTGGTTGGAGGTGACGACGGCCTCTCCATCCGACCGATGGTGTGCACCAGGCGTCAGTCGTGCCGTTGTATTAGGATCCCGAGATAATGCCTCCCGGGTCGCCAGAGCCGCTTCTTCTATCGTGCCAGTGTGGTGGTTCTGATGCCTCGTCAGGGTCGTACGTCGGGTGAAGGTTTTCTGGCAATTAGCGTACGGGCACTTATACGGACGTTTTCCTGAGTGAATACGCCTGTGCCTGGCCAGAGAGCTCGAGTCGCTGAATGGCTAGAGTAGTAATGTTCTGTCAGCACTGCCTAGTCATGCAATCTGATCACCACCCCGTCGTTTGGCTTCTATTTGAGCTTACCTTGCCGCAACGTTCACACATGTGAGGCTTTTCGCCGGTGTGAACACGCATGTGAACCGTCAAAGCAGATCTCTGAATAAACTGTTTTCCACAACCAGGGTGGTCGCAAACATGCGGCCTGATGCCGCTGTGGATGCGCTCTTTGGTTTCAAGTTAGCACAGAGACCACCGACGGAGCGTTCGGATGCCGAGAGGGCTTACCGTGACGAGCAAGATCACTGCGCCGTGCGAATCCTTTTCCGCAAGTGCTGCAGGGATAAGCCTTCACAGGGGGTGGCGGCTGATTGACTGGCGGGTAGACGGACATCATTGCAGGAGGAGCGGGTGCCAGAATCGGCTGCTGTATAGCAGGTAATGAGATGTTTGAGCCCAGGGGCAAGCTTGTCGGTGGCGAGATATGTAATGGGGCATGCATGGCTGAAGGCGAACCATATGGGCGGCTGTTGTCCATGCCGCTACCGTTCATTGGTGGTGCAGAGTACCGAGAATGCTCTGATC from Pyricularia oryzae 70-15 chromosome 4, whole genome shotgun sequence includes these protein-coding regions:
- a CDS encoding zinc finger protein 58; translated protein: MIMDAPVTSSDIPGLSSLVDQRVTPSPVPSMHLPAPVPTPPHGHQEPLQLQPLQQYHQLSQMPVDRADSPHGSEHSRYSAPPMNGSGMDNSRPYGSPSAMHAPLHISPPTSLPLGSNISLPAIQQPILAPAPPAMMSVYPPVNQPPPPVKAYPCSTCGKGFARRSDLARHERIHSGIRPHVCDHPGCGKQFIQRSALTVHMRVHTGEKPHMCERCGKPFSDSSSLARHRRIHSGKRPYKCPYANCQKTFTRRTTLTRHQNHHTGTIEEAALATREALSRDPNTTARLTPGAHHRSDGEAVVTSNHASPLTTPSPAHRTHSMSPSNELAGIHTLQTQYPNSSLPSHLRSDVHIASPTSTTSSGYNGNRPTSHPSGYGPPSVLEPSIETRPGPGSASGSPHMGSVGWQSPSHAGSPSHSASGFVYPDPEAYPGHAGLSGNLGSLFYGSAVNSTRAGSSEPGQGGDYPKPRTSELWASAQ